The Halobacillus ihumii genomic sequence ACATGTTCGTTGATTTAGGATTACCAGGTTTCTTGGCCTACGTAGTCGCATTCACAGAATTCATTGGAGGAGCTGCCTTAATCCTTGGGTTAGCAACACGAACTGTATCCACACTACTTGCCATAATTATGGCAGGAGCTATTTTGAAAGTGAAGTTGAGAAATGGACTTATTGGCACCGAACAAGCTGCTGGATTTGAATTTGACCTCGCCCTTTTGGCCATGTCTGTTTATCTCCTGATCAACGGCAGTACAATGTGGGCCATTGATCAGACTTCAGCATCAGACTCAAGCAGACAAAAATCCACCGCTTAAAATGATCATATTAAAGGCCGAATTCGCTACCCGGCCTGAATTTCACACCCTTTTAAGCATGCGATAGAGTGCCGTTTCGGCATCCACCGCGATCTCCTTATCTACTTCTATTACATTAGTTGGCTTTCCTTGTGCGATAGATTCAAGCGACCACGCCAAATGAGGCAAGTCAATTCGATTCATCGTTAAACACGGGCACATGTTAGGATTTAAGGAAATGATGTGCTGATCTGGATGCTCCTTAATAATTCGATTAACAAGATTCATTTCTGTTCCGATTGCCCACGAACTGCCTGGGGGAGATTGCTCAATCGTTTTGATGATATGATTCGTAGAACCAGCCTCATCAGATAAAGCAACGACTTCCCGACGACACTCTGGATGAACGATAACGTTCATATTAGGATACTGATCTCGAACTTGATGTACGTTAGCAACCGTGAAATTTTCATGAACAGAGCAATGGCCCTTCCATAAGATCACTTTAACATCATCGATAGAACCTTCATAAACGAGCTCTTCTTTTATCGGATCCCAAACAGCCATATCATCAAGAGAGATGCCAAGGTCGTAAGCGGTGTTACGACCAAGGTGCTGATCTGGCAAAAACATAATCCGCTGCTTTTGGGTGAACGCCCATTGAATCATTTGCTTAGCATTCGATGAAGTAACTGTGGCACCGCCATGCTTTCCAACAAATGCTTTAATCGCTGCCGTTGAGTTAACATAAGTTAATGGAAGAATTGTGTCACCGAAATCTTTCATAAGCTGTTCCCAGGCCTTCTCGGTTTGAGTGAAATTCGCCATATCAGCCATCGTACAGCCAGCACGCATATCTGGCAGGTACACCTTCTGGTCATCTCTTGTTAAAATATCAGCTGTTTCCGCCATAAAATGAACGCCGCAAAACACGATGGCTTCCGCTTCGTGCTGGGAGGCCGAAATTTGAGCTAGTTTCAAGGAGTCACCACGGGCATCTGCAAATTGCAGTACTTCATCCTTCTGATAATGATGCCCTGGTAAAAATAGGCGCGTCCCCATTTGCTCTTTTACCAGTTGAACGCGTTCACACAGCTCTTGGTTGTCTAATTGTAAGTATATTTCTGGTATTGTTGGTGATGAACTTTCCAATGTCTCAAAAATATTCATATTTTAACCCTCCACGTTATATGGTTCCACATTAGCGCTTATATCCAGTGCAGAAACAGAGTGTGTTAAACACCCTAACGAAATATAATCAACCCCACAGTCGCTATATTTGGAAAGGTCCTGTATCACAATTCCTCCAGAAGCCTCTGTGGTAATATGTGCAGGAACAAGCTCTACAAATCTATGAATATCTTCCACACTTCGGTTATCAAACATAATACAATCCGCACCTGCCTCAACAGCTTCAAGTACTTGGGCCTCGGTTTCCGTTTCAATTTCAATTTTAATCATATGACCCGTCCTTTGACGAATTCTTTCCACTGCGCTCGTAATTGAACCCGCAAAACTAATATGATTGTCTTTGATCATCACCGCATCGTATAAACCGTTTCTATGATTAAAGCCTCCGCCAGTCCTCACAGCATATTTCTCGAACATGCGTAGCCCGGGAGTTGTCTTTCGTGTATCACAGATCCTCGTATGACTACTATTGAGTCGAGTTACGGCTTTCCGTGTCAATGTTGCAGTTCCGCTCATTCGCTGGATCAGGTTTAAAATAACGCGCTCCCCTTTTAATAGACTTGCCCATTTCCCTTGAGCCACAGCGACCGTATCCCCTTCCGTGATAAGGTCTCCATCTGTTTTTAGTAGATTTACTTTAACCGTCGGGTCCAGTAATCGGTAGCCGGTTATAAGAATAGAGGTTCCACACATTACACCTGCCTGTTTGGCTTCAAAAGCAACCGTTCCCTCATGACTTTCTTCAAATAAAAAATCACTCGTCACATCGTGATCTCCTATGTCTTCTATGAAAAAATGCTCTAAGTCCTGTTTAAGCTTGAACTGATTCATGAACTGTCCTCTTTTCTAATTTCTTTGTTAGATGTTGATTCTCCCATCCCTTATTCTCATTTGGAAAATCAATTCTGTAGTGTCCCCCACGACTCTCTGTGCGTTCTAAAGCAGCGGTCGTAATCAGCCAGCAAGTTTGCAGCATGGCGATAATCTCCCATTGAACTTTGGTAAGTTGACTGAAATCCGCTGTCATCCACTTATTAAGCTCAAACGATTCTATCCAACTGAGCTGCTCCCTGAGAGATTTGTCGTTGCGAACAATTCCCACCCGGTCCATCATCGTTCTTTGAATCTCTTCCTTCACAGGCAGTGTCAAGCATGGAGGATTTTGATGAACACAGTCTGATGGTTTTTTCGGAAAAAACCATAACGGATCCTGTGCCGACAAATGCTGTGCTAACCTGCGCCCATACACTAACCCCTCCAGTAAAGAATTGCTGGCCAGTCGATTTGCTCCATGAATTCCCGTGCAGGCCACTTCCCCAATCGCATAAAGACCAGTAATATTCGTCCTGCCGACATGGTCAGTTGCTACACCGCCCATAAGAAAGTGACATCCCGGCGCAACTGGTATTTTCCCTTGTACACCATATTGAGCACATAATTTGGCTGCCGTTGGAAACCTTTGTTCAAAGTCAGCCATCGAAGTAACATCTAAATATACTGCAAAGCCATTCTGGATCGAGTTGAAAATCTCTTGAGCGACTACATGTCTTGGAGCTAAATCACGAAATGGGTGTACACCTTCCATTAGATAGTTTCCGAATCCATCTACCAGCCGCGCTCCCGCTCCGCGGACAGCTTCCGAAACCAGCCCACGTGTTTTTCCATTATGAAATAGCAGCGTAGGATGAAATTGTACAAACTCCATATCCTTAACTCGAGCCCCGGCCCAATAGGCTAAA encodes the following:
- the nadB gene encoding L-aspartate oxidase → MRKADVIIVGSGIAALQLAVHISRRLHVIVLTKSKMQQSNSFLAQGGIAAAMGEDDHPASHFQDTIDAGRYVNDHEAVWKLTAEAPDIIQELIGYNCQFDYDREGGLHLGKEGAHSHARIIHGGGDQTGRRIVDGLLEKLGSNIQIYEDESVYELLIQEDGSCNGVRSKSKDGNLQDILAPHVVLATGGCGQLYSYTSNAQEVTGDGIALAYWAGARVKDMEFVQFHPTLLFHNGKTRGLVSEAVRGAGARLVDGFGNYLMEGVHPFRDLAPRHVVAQEIFNSIQNGFAVYLDVTSMADFEQRFPTAAKLCAQYGVQGKIPVAPGCHFLMGGVATDHVGRTNITGLYAIGEVACTGIHGANRLASNSLLEGLVYGRRLAQHLSAQDPLWFFPKKPSDCVHQNPPCLTLPVKEEIQRTMMDRVGIVRNDKSLREQLSWIESFELNKWMTADFSQLTKVQWEIIAMLQTCWLITTAALERTESRGGHYRIDFPNENKGWENQHLTKKLEKRTVHESVQA
- the nadC gene encoding carboxylating nicotinate-nucleotide diphosphorylase, whose protein sequence is MNQFKLKQDLEHFFIEDIGDHDVTSDFLFEESHEGTVAFEAKQAGVMCGTSILITGYRLLDPTVKVNLLKTDGDLITEGDTVAVAQGKWASLLKGERVILNLIQRMSGTATLTRKAVTRLNSSHTRICDTRKTTPGLRMFEKYAVRTGGGFNHRNGLYDAVMIKDNHISFAGSITSAVERIRQRTGHMIKIEIETETEAQVLEAVEAGADCIMFDNRSVEDIHRFVELVPAHITTEASGGIVIQDLSKYSDCGVDYISLGCLTHSVSALDISANVEPYNVEG
- the nadA gene encoding quinolinate synthase NadA — translated: MNIFETLESSSPTIPEIYLQLDNQELCERVQLVKEQMGTRLFLPGHHYQKDEVLQFADARGDSLKLAQISASQHEAEAIVFCGVHFMAETADILTRDDQKVYLPDMRAGCTMADMANFTQTEKAWEQLMKDFGDTILPLTYVNSTAAIKAFVGKHGGATVTSSNAKQMIQWAFTQKQRIMFLPDQHLGRNTAYDLGISLDDMAVWDPIKEELVYEGSIDDVKVILWKGHCSVHENFTVANVHQVRDQYPNMNVIVHPECRREVVALSDEAGSTNHIIKTIEQSPPGSSWAIGTEMNLVNRIIKEHPDQHIISLNPNMCPCLTMNRIDLPHLAWSLESIAQGKPTNVIEVDKEIAVDAETALYRMLKRV
- a CDS encoding DoxX family protein; the encoded protein is MKREIGGLILRLTLGVIFFFHGFLKFQSGIENTVDMFVDLGLPGFLAYVVAFTEFIGGAALILGLATRTVSTLLAIIMAGAILKVKLRNGLIGTEQAAGFEFDLALLAMSVYLLINGSTMWAIDQTSASDSSRQKSTA